TTCAACAGCGCATTCTGAGCACCCTCTTGCAAAGCATTAGCATCGATTCTCCAGAGTTTTACATTATTTAACTGTGGCAAAATATTAATCTCAGCATGAACTCTATCTCTGATCGTCTGAATAGCAATATTTTTAGATTCTTTTTCAGGGTTTATTTCCAAATAATCAGGATGAGTTCCATTCTCCAAATACTTGCAGGCTCTGCACTCTAAGCAAGCACCATCTTCTCTAGGATTCTCACATAATAGATTAGAAGCCAGGGCATCAGCCCAAGCTTCTTTGTCTGTACCTTGAGAGCCGACAAAAACGATAAATCTATCGTCCATAGTTTGAGCAAGTTTAATCAACTCACTCTTAATCTCATTGCGGCCTATTAAGTTGTTGTAATTTTTACATTTTTTCAAAATATTCAACATTTACTATGAAAACTGTTGCACCACCAACATTAACTTCTACTGGATATGCTCCATAGCCCATTGTTGTAGCACCTAGACTACTTGCATCAACTGCAACTTTTCTGGAACTTGAGTGATCTCTAATAATATCCAAAGCTTCTTTAACTTGATCATCCTCAACACCACACATCAAAGTAGTATTACCAGAACGTAAGAAACCACCTGTAGAGCTTAGTTTTGTAATTCTATAACCTTCCTTGTTTAGAGCACCCATAACTCTACTACTATCATCATCATGAACTATAGTGAAAATTAATTTCATAATTTACCTCCTCTGAAATCTTTTATTAATTCATCTAGAATTTCTTTTATTTTTGAGCTGACCTCTTGAATACTACCACCAGCATCTACAGTTTTTACTCTAGGCTCACTTGCCGCTATTTCAAGATATTTATCTCTCACTCTGCGAGCAAAATTCGTACTTTCCAATTCCATTCTGTCTTCTGAGGTATTAGTTTCAATCTCTCTTTTCTCTCTGCGCTTAATAGCTTCATCTACAGAGAGATCTAAATAGATAGTCACATCAGGTTCCAGTCCTTGGCAAGCAAATTCAATTATTTCACGAGCCTGTCTTTCGTTAAGGCCTCTACCTCCAACTTGATAGGCAATACTTGAATCATAAAATCTATCCGATATAACCCAAGTACCTTTAGCTATTGTTGGTTTAACTAATTCTTCAACCAACTGAGCTCTACCAGCATTAAATAGCAGTAGTTCAGCCTCCGCTGTCATATTTAGATTATCTTTGTCCAGTAAAATTTCTCTAATCGCCTCACCAATTCTACTGCCACCAGGCTCTCTTAGTGAAATATAATCTATATTTTGGGACAATAAATACTCTTGAATAAATTTGACCTGAGTTCCTTTACCAACTCCGTCACCACCTTCAATTGTTATAAATAGTCCCTTTTTCATAGTTTTAAACTTCACTTATCCTGTTGCTATAACAATGACAACGCTATAGTCCAATACTTTCTATACTTGATATCTCCAAAGCTATCTCTTTTTCAATATCTGCAATCTCACGACGAATATCCTCTATGGTCTCAACTTCAGACATAGTTTCCTTGTCAACTTGTGGACCAAAATTTCTTCTGCGATTACCTTTATGCTTATCTTGCATACGTTTTGGCTTAGAATTTCTATTTGATTCTTGATTAGTTCTTTGGTCTTGAGACTGCCTATTAACTTTATTTCCAGAATTTCTAGAGTTTTGGTTTTGTCTTAATTGCTTATTAGAAGCATTGCTGTCCTGTTTATTATTTCTATTGTTTCTATTGTTTTTTCTGTTGTCTGACATATTAGCAGTGCGATTATTAGACTTGTTATTGTTTGAGCTCTTATTATTAGCATTATTATCTGTACGATCTTTATTAGCTCTACTATTGTTATTATTTCCACCTACAACTCTCGCACTAGCTTTCTGTCCTGAATTAGAATTTGCTCTATGTTCTTGATTCATCCCTCTTCTAGGTCTGCTTTTTGCAATATTAGAGTTTTTATTATCTGAATTTCTATTATTGTTGTTATTATTTTCTGTCATAATATATCCTCGTTTTACTTGTAACAATAATTATCTGCAATGTTGGAGAATTTATTTAAAGATATCAAATATTACTATCTTAAATTTTCTACTTCTTTTCACTTGGTTTAAATTCTTCTTCACTTGGACTGGTCAAAGTTTGACCTTCTGCTTTTGCACTTTCTTGCAACTTGGAAAAAGCTACGTCTCTTGTTTGTCTATCCTCCGCAACTTTCAATCTTTCCAAAGCTTCTTTGTCCAAATCATATCTTTCAGATAATTGGTTAAGCTCTTTTTTGCTTATACCTCTTAACCTTACTCCATTCTTAACGTTCTCTAGATCTATACTATCTAGGAAAGAATTGAATTCCAATACATACAATGGATTTTTTGCTTTTTCCGTGCTGGTACTAGTATTTGTAGTTTGTTCTGTTGTTGTAGTTGTAGTTTCATTACCAGCGCTTGTTATTTCAGTGCTTGCTTCTGTCTCAGGGTAAGTTGCTTGGGTCAAGTTATTAGCATCTAAGCCTATATTCTTAACATTGAGCTCTGTTATACTTCCTGGGAAAGAATAGAACCTTACGGCTTTCAAATCCTTTAAATCTGCATCAGCTTGTTTTTGTTCATTAAATTTCTGTAGCAAGAATTTAACTGCATCAAGATATTCGTTAGTATTTTTAATCTTAGTAGATAAAACCACATCTACTCTAGCAGGGAATATAGATAGATTAAGATCTAGAGCCTTCTCTGAATCTGTTACACTCTCAATATTATAACCCTCTATCCAGTCACTATATTTGTCCATGAAAGCTTTAAGTTTCTCTTTATAAAAATTCTCTGTTTTAACTTTATATAGGTTATCTCTAATTTCATTACCTGCTAAACCTAATTTGTAAACATAGCTTACGTCAAATTCAGTGCCCATATTCTTAGCTTTTGCCTCAGCATTTGCGCCTAAAGGTATCAGAGTGAGCTTTACATTTTTTACCTCAAAAGTATCGATTGGGTACCTAGTATTAAGCTCCTCTTTCATCTTATTTGCCAAGCTGTTTTTATACAACAAATAGCTAAGGAAGAAGACCGCTAGGACTATTAACATTATTACTATTTTGTTTTTACGTCTCACTTATTATCTCTCTTAACTGAATTATTTATTTAATGGCTATATTTTACTAGAATTCACCCACTATTGCCAAATAATATATCCATTAAATTTGTAAACACTATTATATCATTTTTGCAGCTTGTAAATTTCTCTTAAAACTTACGCTTACTTACACACTAATCAAGAATAGCATCTTCAATATAGCTCGATAATTTGGTAGAATAAAAGCAAATATTTATGACTCAGAGGGAGGCTAAAAGGTGAACAAAATTTTTAAATTGAAACCAGCAATATCTCCAAAAGTATGGGGTGGTACTAGACTTGCAAATGAATTTGATAAGGCTGAGCCTGGTACTCAAATAGGTGAAACTTGGGAAATCTCTGCACACGCAGATGGCGAAGCAATTATAGAAAATGGCGAACTTGCAGGTAAAACTTTGGCAGCAGTTGTTAAAGAAAACCCTGAAGTAATGGGAACATACCCTAATGAAATTGGATACTTCCCAATCTTAACTAAATTTATTGATGCTAAATCAGCTCTATCTATACAAGTACACCCAGATGATGAATACGCCCACAAAAATGAGGGAGATAATGGTAAAACAGAAATGTGGTACATTATCGGCGCTGAAGAAGGTAGTTTCATCTATCTTGGCCCAAAAGAAACTCTTAATGAAGCGGAAGCTAGAGAGAAACTTAAAGATGGTACTTTTGCAGAGTTATTAAGACCATTTGAAGTTCAACCAGGAGACTGTTTCTACGTACCTTCAGGCACTATTCATGCAATTGGTGTTGGTGTTCTTGTGTACGAGATTCAACAAAGCTCAAACATTACATACAGATTATTTGACTACAATAGACCAGGAAGCGACGGTAAGCCTAGAGAATTACACGTAGAGCAATCTTTCGCAGTTATGGATCTAGACCCAGTAGATATGAAAAATGTCTCATTAGCTAAAGATAGAAAATCTGGTGAAGAGAAATTATTCTACGGCAAACATTTCCAAACTGACCTAATCACAGTTGATGGAGAAAGAAACCTAGAAGTTGGCGATGAAAGTTTCTTAGGCTTAACAATCATCGAAGGTGAAGCAAAAGCTAGCCGAGGAAATGAAGAAGTTGAACTTAAATTAGGTGAAACAATATTTGTTCCTGCCGGTTCTGATTCAGTATTGTTATCTGGTAATTGTAGGGCTATTATAAGTAGAGTTCAACCTTCTGAAAGTGATGTATAAAAGCAAAATTTATTTATTAAATACTAAGAAAACTGCAAATTTTAGCTAGGAAAAGTATATCTAAGCAAACTAAAAAGTTTTTAGAAAGTTTTTAGAAAAACTTAGGAGAGAAGAAAAAAGGAAAAGAGGTATTTTAATGGAAAGAAACGTTAAAGAATTATATCAAGTATGGTTAGACAAAGTTGAAGATGAAAGTCTTCTTGCTGAGTTGAAATCCATTTCAGGAAACGAAGAAAAAATCAATGACGCCTTCTACCGTGATCTAGCATTTGGTACAGGTGGTTTACGTGGAACTATAGGAGCTGGTACTAACAGAATGAACATTTATACTGTTGCAAAAGCTTCACAAGGTTTAGCAAATTACGTCAACAAGACAGCAAAATCAGAGCAAAAATCAATTGCTATTGGTTATGACTCACGTATTAAATCTGACCTATTCTCACAAGTAGCAGCTGCTGTTTATGCTGCTAATGGTATTCAAGTTCATCTTTATCCTGAACTAATGCCAACACCTGCAGTATCTTTTGCAATTAGAGAATTGCAAACTGATGCTGGTGTAATGGTCACTGCTTCACACAACCCTGCACAATATAACGGTTACAAAGTTTATGGAGCAGATGGTTGCCAAATCAAGACAGATGTAGCTGCTGCAATTTCTGAAGAAATCAACAAGCTAGATACTTTCAACGATATTGTAGAGTACGACTTCGACTCAGCTTTGGCTGCTGGTAAGATTAAATACATCGAGCCTGAAGTTTACACAGCTTATATTGAAGCTGTAAAAAACGAGTCTGAAATTGACGAGAATACAAAGATAAACAAAGATGTTAAAATCATCTACTCACCAATTCACGGTGCTGGTTTGAAACCTGTTTTACGTGCTCTAGAGGAAATGGGATACACAAACTTAAGCGTTGTTAAAGAGCAAGAATTGCCAGATGGTAACTTCCCAACAGCTCCATATCCAAACCCTGAATATCCTGAAGCTATGGCTCTTGGTATTGAGTATGCTAAACGTGAAGACGCTGATATGTTTATGGCAACTGACCCTGACGCAGACCGTCTAGGTATTGCAATTAAGAACCCTTCAGGAGAGTTCGAGTTAGTTTCTGGTAACTTAGTTGGTGTTTTACTGCTAGATTACATTATTCACCGTAAACAAACTACAAATACTATGCCAGAGCATCCAGTTTTTGTTAAGACTATAGTAACTACTTCACTCGCAGAAAAAGTTGCTGATTCTAACAATGTTGAGACAGTT
Above is a window of Fastidiosipila sanguinis DNA encoding:
- a CDS encoding cyclic-di-AMP receptor — its product is MKLIFTIVHDDDSSRVMGALNKEGYRITKLSSTGGFLRSGNTTLMCGVEDDQVKEALDIIRDHSSSRKVAVDASSLGATTMGYGAYPVEVNVGGATVFIVNVEYFEKM
- the tmk gene encoding dTMP kinase; the encoded protein is MKKGLFITIEGGDGVGKGTQVKFIQEYLLSQNIDYISLREPGGSRIGEAIREILLDKDNLNMTAEAELLLFNAGRAQLVEELVKPTIAKGTWVISDRFYDSSIAYQVGGRGLNERQAREIIEFACQGLEPDVTIYLDLSVDEAIKRREKREIETNTSEDRMELESTNFARRVRDKYLEIAASEPRVKTVDAGGSIQEVSSKIKEILDELIKDFRGGKL
- a CDS encoding type I phosphomannose isomerase catalytic subunit; translation: MNKIFKLKPAISPKVWGGTRLANEFDKAEPGTQIGETWEISAHADGEAIIENGELAGKTLAAVVKENPEVMGTYPNEIGYFPILTKFIDAKSALSIQVHPDDEYAHKNEGDNGKTEMWYIIGAEEGSFIYLGPKETLNEAEAREKLKDGTFAELLRPFEVQPGDCFYVPSGTIHAIGVGVLVYEIQQSSNITYRLFDYNRPGSDGKPRELHVEQSFAVMDLDPVDMKNVSLAKDRKSGEEKLFYGKHFQTDLITVDGERNLEVGDESFLGLTIIEGEAKASRGNEEVELKLGETIFVPAGSDSVLLSGNCRAIISRVQPSESDV
- a CDS encoding phospho-sugar mutase; translation: MERNVKELYQVWLDKVEDESLLAELKSISGNEEKINDAFYRDLAFGTGGLRGTIGAGTNRMNIYTVAKASQGLANYVNKTAKSEQKSIAIGYDSRIKSDLFSQVAAAVYAANGIQVHLYPELMPTPAVSFAIRELQTDAGVMVTASHNPAQYNGYKVYGADGCQIKTDVAAAISEEINKLDTFNDIVEYDFDSALAAGKIKYIEPEVYTAYIEAVKNESEIDENTKINKDVKIIYSPIHGAGLKPVLRALEEMGYTNLSVVKEQELPDGNFPTAPYPNPEYPEAMALGIEYAKREDADMFMATDPDADRLGIAIKNPSGEFELVSGNLVGVLLLDYIIHRKQTTNTMPEHPVFVKTIVTTSLAEKVADSNNVETVNVLTGFKYIGEQIAKLEAVGRVDDYILGFEESYGYLSGPYVRDKDAVNAAILVAEMFSYYMTNGVNLFDKLEEIYDKYGFYLDTLESYQFEGQAGFERMNAIMQGLRDQEISEIAGMKVTEIFDYNKGVDDLPKSDVLKFILGENGSFVVRPSGTEPKLKIYISLKADREEAESLEKELRSEIEKIAGIK